The bacterium genome includes the window TCTATTTGTGTAACGCTTTGCGATGGATATTACAAGCCGAACATTGCCCTCTATCATATGATCGCGCGCAACCAGTATCGCTCTTTCTATCTCGGAAATCCTATCGATGCTTCTTTTCGCCTCCTCAATCGTCTTTCCGAAATTCTTTTCCGCGCGTCTGAGAGCATTTCGCAACTCCTGGTATTCCTCCCTGAATTTGGGATCGGACTCGGCTCGGGGCTTTATTTTTGCCGCCTGCTGATCTAGCTTCAACAGCTCATCCACTTCCCTCTTATAACGGTCAGAGTATTCCTTAACAACTTCCGTTTGCAGGGAAAGGGAAAGTATCTTCTGGTGAAGTTTCTCGCAAAGCTTTGCGAAGACTTCCTCTTCTTCTTTCGAGCGCGTTCTTCGTTTAGTAAATTCACGCATCGATTCGTTCAATTCGACTATTTTTTCAGTGTTGCGTAAAAACTGTTGTTTCCACTTTAAATATAGTTTTTTATCCAGAACCGAGTCTATATCCGGCTTCGACACTTGGTCCACCGGTTTGTCACCAGTTTCGACCTGCCGGCATTCTTGAACGAGTTGATCGACGACACTTGTCGCCGTGAATATATGCTTCTGGAGCTCGGCGTAGCCTTCTTCCATCTGACTCGAGTATTTGACCTCATCGTCCTTCGTAAGGAGGCCGAATTTATTAAGCTCCTTGAAGTAAGAACGGGTTGAATCCTTCCTTCCTTTCACTTTAGGCAGCTTGGATTGTTTATCCTTCGCTTCCTCTGGTCTTTCTTCGCTGTCCGAGACCAGCATGACATTAGAATCCCTTAATCTTACTATAATTTCATCTACTTCATCCGAAGAAACATAGGTCTCAGGCAGAAAAGTTTCAAGCTCCTTATAGGTTATAACCTGTCGATCGCTCAGTTGCTTGAGAATCTCCTCAGCAATCTCTTTGCCGCGCAGTACAGGCGCATTGTGTTGATTATTATTTTTTTTCATATGCCTTGATAGATTTTATTGCTTTCTCTTACTAAACTGTTTAATTGACTAAGTATTCTCTTTGCACGTTCGGCGTCGCCAACGTTTTCAGCCTCCCTGAGATCGTTACGAAGCTTTTCACGTGTGCGTTGGTATATATAATGAGCCAGCGTCCTTGAAAACTCCTCCTTTGAATATTTAAGCTCCGAAAGACTCCATTCGGATACTTTCTGGCGCATATGCTCCGAAAGAGCATCCATTATCTCACCAGGCGTAAAACGTTCACGCTCTGAAGATTTTTTATACAGCAACTCTAGAAGTTCGCGGCTGTCTCTTTCATTGATATATGAAGGAGCAAGATGCTTTAAGGCAATAGCGACGAACTCGGAATTAGTT containing:
- a CDS encoding sigma-70 family RNA polymerase sigma factor, producing MKKNNNQHNAPVLRGKEIAEEILKQLSDRQVITYKELETFLPETYVSSDEVDEIIVRLRDSNVMLVSDSEERPEEAKDKQSKLPKVKGRKDSTRSYFKELNKFGLLTKDDEVKYSSQMEEGYAELQKHIFTATSVVDQLVQECRQVETGDKPVDQVSKPDIDSVLDKKLYLKWKQQFLRNTEKIVELNESMREFTKRRTRSKEEEEVFAKLCEKLHQKILSLSLQTEVVKEYSDRYKREVDELLKLDQQAAKIKPRAESDPKFREEYQELRNALRRAEKNFGKTIEEAKRSIDRISEIERAILVARDHMIEGNVRLVISIAKRYTNRGLEFIDLIAEGNCGLIKAVEKFDYKKGYKFSTYATWWIKQAITRAIADQSRTVRVPAHIIDAINKITRVSRRFIQKHGRLPGPNEIAHYLPSFSEDKVKFLTNIAQYHVSLDKSIDDDNSSFVGDFISDDKTPVPTYHAARSVLETKIDDALGTLSKREETVLRLRFGVDDGVQRTLEEVGQIFNVTRERIRQIEAKAIKKLRDPSRRKIFDPLKELLR